In the genome of Planctomyces sp. SH-PL62, the window GGCGGGCCGTCGACTGCTGCCGCTCGACCGACTGCGGGGCCGGGGGGGTCGCCGTTTCGGCCGCGGCGGGTGCGGGCTTCGACTCGACGGGGGCCGTCCTCGGGGTCGTGCGGGGCCGGGCGACCGGGTCGACGTTCGACGGCAGCGCCGGGGCCTCGTCCAGATCCTCGTCCAACCGCGCGCTCGGGGCTCGGCGGGCCGGCTCGGTCGCCGGGCGAGAGGCCGCCGGTTCCGGGGCGATCACGCGAATCGACGTCGGCTCGACCACGGCGTCGCCGCAGCAGGCGGTCGACGGCATGTACGCGGTCGCGACGACGCCGCGATCCACGACCATCGGCGCGCTGGAGAACGTGGTCGGCACGACGTAGGAGGTCGGGTAGTACAGGGTGGTCGGGAAGTAGTTGGCCGCGTAGCTCGTCGCATAGTAGGTCCGGCCGGTCGGGATCAGGCGACGGCCGAAGAGGCTGCGGCGGAATCGCGTCTCGTAGTACGTGGGGACGACGTAGCTGCTGGGGACGACGTAGCTCGTCGGCGCGAGCACGACGCTGTCGGTGGCGTAGGCCGTCGCATAGACGGTCGGCGCGACGTAGGAGGTCGGCACGACGTAGGACGCGGCGAGGTAGGACGGAACGCTCGTCACGCTCGACGTCGGCACCCAATCCACCGTCTCGACCCAGACGTCGTACGCCAAAGCGTCGCGCCCGGTGCCCATCGCCCAGAGAGTCGCCGCCAGGAGGAGCGACCAAAAGCCACGGGAGCGCATCGTAGGTATCCTCGAAAGATGCTCGACAGGGCCCCGGTGAACCACCACGGCTTCATGCGCAGGGCCGCCGAACGACAACATCATAACAACTTTACAATGCGGACCAAGGAGTCCGCCTTGTTATGAAGGGGGCGAGTTTGGCGATTGCAGCGGTTGCGCGGGAGGCTCGTCGTCGGCATGAAGGTTTAAGCTCGCGAACCGTGTGCCGGAATGCCGGGGCCGGCGTCGGCCGGTCGGGTCGCCGCGCGCGTTCGGACGGGTCGTCCCGGTTGCGGAGGAGGAGATGGAGGCGGCGGGATCGGTCGTCAGACCTGGTGGACGCCTCGGCACGGAGGCGGATCCCATCTCGCGCCGCCGGCGGCGACGACGAAACGGACCGACCTGGGAGTCACGCCCGGCCGCCCGCTCGTTAAACTAGACTTGTACCTCTTCCAAGCAACGCAGCCGCTCATGTCACGGCCCGGGCCTGGGAGAGCCGTCGTCCGATCTCGGCCGCCGAATGGGCTTTCCCACGCGGCGGGCACGAACTAGTCTTGAGTGACGGGCGTCGACGTCGTCCCCCTCCGCCTGGAGCGGGAGCGCCGCGGACGCGGGAGTCCGTCGGGACGATTCATGCGGCGAATGCCCTCCACGCTGGAAGTAGGATCGATCGCCCGTGGCTATCCTGGTGCCCATCGCCCTCATCGGCTGGATCCCGGTCTCCCTGATCCTGTTCACCATCCTCCCCCGTCGGGTGGCCGTGGTGACGATGCTCCTGGGCGCCTGGCTCTTTCTCCCGGCCTCCGGGATCAAGCTGGGCGGCCTGCCGGATTACACCAAGACCGGGGCGGTGAGCTACGGCGGCCTGCTCGCCAGCCTGATCTTCACGCCGGAGCGGTTCCAGCGGCTGCGATGGTCGATCGTGGACCTGGGCGCTCTTCTTTATTGCAGCGCGGGGTTCCTGGCATCGGTCGCGAACGGTCTGGGGCCGTATGACGGACTGTCGTCGGCGTTCGGCACGGTGGTCACCTGGGGCATCCCCTATCTCCTGGGTCGCCTGCACCTGGATTCCGCCGCCGACTTTCGCGCGCTCCTGGTGGCGATGGTGGTGGGGGCCGTCATCTACATCCCTCTGTGCTGTCTCGAGATGGTGATCGGCCCCATCCTGGCCTCGAAGGTCTACAGTCTGACCTTCTGGGACGACGTCCGCCTGGGAGGCTACCGACCGCGGGTTTTCCTCTATAAAGGGCTGGAACTCGGGCTGTGGATGAGTTTCGCCAGCCTCACCGGCATCTGGCTCTGGAGGTGCGGCTCGCTGAGGCGCCTGTTCGGCCTCCCGTTCGGGGCCGTGGTGCTCCCCGCCCTGGTCGTCACGACGATCCTCTGCCGGGCCAGCGGCGCGATCTTGTTGCTGGGGGTGGGCGTCCTGGTGCTCTGGCTCTCCAGCAGGCTCGGCAGACGCTTGCCGATGATCTTGCTGA includes:
- a CDS encoding carboxypeptidase-like regulatory domain-containing protein — protein: MRSRGFWSLLLAATLWAMGTGRDALAYDVWVETVDWVPTSSVTSVPSYLAASYVVPTSYVAPTVYATAYATDSVVLAPTSYVVPSSYVVPTYYETRFRRSLFGRRLIPTGRTYYATSYAANYFPTTLYYPTSYVVPTTFSSAPMVVDRGVVATAYMPSTACCGDAVVEPTSIRVIAPEPAASRPATEPARRAPSARLDEDLDEAPALPSNVDPVARPRTTPRTAPVESKPAPAAAETATPPAPQSVERQQSTARPDGESNAPAPIPAPAPAGPAPKGAADETPPPSTPADDGLLPAPQDNLGFNRRESLRPVYDPARAVDPATRNVLFGRVRERVSSEPEEGVRVLLSNRTGAFDERTAMTDAFGRFAVRVPDGDWTVKVSMPSGRVYAVSEITVSNGLIIDDQGRDVPSLTITR